Proteins encoded within one genomic window of Nitrososphaerota archaeon:
- the purF gene encoding amidophosphoribosyltransferase, translating to MIREKCGLAAVSSRNDTNVLPLVVNLLRALQHRGQEAWGLAVPGKEPWRMLGLVSEGLSKAASICAKSPSPYAIGHTRYSTVGRTALENAQPLMVGRDFAIAHNGTISNTEEILSTLPTDYEIPAWASDTLIVGYRLYHLLSEANGNWFRAFEALSPEVNGAYCFVIITKNGDIYAARDERGFRPLCLGWHAETSSYIVASESCALSAVGAEFIRDVKPGEVLRITKGAVESHIFAKSDRAAHCAFEYTYFANPSSTLDGVNVYEARKRLGKELAKLYKVDGDVVIPVPDSARPAALGFSQVSGIPLEEGLMKDRYSKKGGLRSFIEPTLRSRLEINRWVMPVEHVVLRKNVVLIDDSIVRGTSSKTIIKALRRAGAKSVCLLSTFPPIRYPCFAGIDFPTKEELIAHRVGEGVEDLEEINRRVAEEIGADRVGYNTLEGLSKGIGIPLSDLCTSCHTGNYSCLKKAPQYTQRMKKGRW from the coding sequence TTGATAAGGGAGAAGTGTGGACTGGCTGCTGTGAGCTCTCGAAATGATACCAATGTACTCCCATTGGTAGTCAATCTGCTGAGGGCGCTCCAACACAGAGGACAAGAAGCCTGGGGCTTGGCTGTGCCGGGTAAGGAGCCATGGCGTATGCTCGGCTTGGTCTCTGAAGGTTTAAGTAAAGCGGCTTCGATCTGCGCAAAGTCACCTTCACCCTACGCTATAGGGCATACAAGGTACTCTACAGTAGGTCGGACAGCGCTTGAGAATGCTCAGCCGCTGATGGTTGGGAGAGATTTCGCTATAGCCCACAACGGAACCATCTCTAACACAGAGGAGATTCTAAGCACCCTCCCCACTGACTATGAGATACCAGCTTGGGCTAGCGACACTCTGATAGTTGGCTATAGACTATACCACCTCCTATCAGAAGCAAACGGTAATTGGTTTAGAGCGTTTGAGGCACTTAGCCCAGAGGTTAACGGAGCGTACTGCTTTGTCATCATAACCAAGAACGGCGACATATATGCTGCTAGAGATGAGAGGGGCTTCAGACCGCTCTGCCTAGGCTGGCACGCCGAAACATCATCCTACATAGTTGCATCCGAGTCCTGCGCACTCTCAGCAGTAGGGGCGGAGTTCATCAGAGATGTGAAGCCGGGTGAGGTTCTTAGGATCACAAAGGGTGCTGTAGAATCACACATCTTCGCTAAGTCTGATAGGGCGGCTCACTGCGCCTTCGAGTACACCTACTTTGCAAACCCGAGCTCCACGCTCGATGGTGTGAATGTTTATGAGGCGCGTAAGAGGCTGGGTAAAGAGCTGGCTAAACTCTATAAAGTGGATGGTGATGTTGTCATACCTGTCCCAGACTCAGCCCGCCCAGCTGCTTTAGGCTTTTCTCAAGTATCCGGCATACCCCTTGAGGAGGGGCTTATGAAGGATCGGTATAGTAAGAAGGGTGGGCTTAGAAGCTTTATTGAGCCAACTTTGAGGAGTAGGCTTGAGATAAACCGCTGGGTTATGCCTGTTGAGCATGTGGTGCTTAGGAAGAATGTTGTGCTTATAGATGACAGCATAGTGAGAGGAACAAGCTCTAAAACGATAATTAAGGCGCTGAGGAGGGCTGGTGCTAAATCAGTCTGTCTGCTTTCAACCTTCCCGCCTATACGCTACCCCTGCTTCGCTGGAATAGACTTCCCAACAAAGGAGGAGCTGATAGCCCACAGAGTAGGCGAAGGAGTGGAGGATCTGGAGGAGATAAACAGGAGGGTAGCGGAAGAAATAGGGGCTGATAGAGTGGGGTACAATACACTAGAAGGGCTCTCTAAAGGCATAGGCATACCACTCTCAGATCTATGCACATCCTGCCACACGGGAAACTACTCCTGCCTAAAGAAGGCACCTCAATATACACAGCGGATGAAGAAGGGGAGATGGTGA
- the purL gene encoding phosphoribosylformylglycinamidine synthase subunit PurL, whose amino-acid sequence MNLTEEEVEHLRRGLGREPSDLELAIADAEWSEHCSYKSSKPLLKLLPTQGRHVILGPGYDAGVVDVGDGYVLTAHIESHNHPSAIDPYGGAATGVGGILRDILCMGTRPIALLDVLRFGSILTSSHSRWLFKHVVRGISDYGNCVGVPTVGGEVEFDESFERNCLVDVVCFGVGKRSDLVLAEARYPGDSIILVGGLTGRDGLHGSSFASAVLTEESEQERSAVQIPDPFAEKMIIEATLEALATGRVRGLKDLGGGGLSCGLSEIADKGGTGVEADLTKVPLREEDMHPIEIMISESQERMLFVVQGGYEEEVAKIFRKYGVRYAIIGKVTDDKYVTIKRGETVLTKIRAELLANAPIIYRSAKKPEYIEQLKRVPKPDEPHDLAQTILQLISLPNIASKQWVYEQYDHEVGLRTVFKPGQTGAAVLRLPNGRFIAVRADGNSKHCYLDPYNGSAGVFAEACRNILAVGTKPIAMLDHLQFGDPSNQEVFWAFSESVRGIADYAKNLDIPCIGGKVSFYNEDRVSGKAIKPTPVIAVIGLADSLDALTRCYFGAGTRVLILGETRSELGGSEYYEGIHGLVGGVVPQVDFDYEKRLHRCVLKIINLGLAKAIEDVSKGGLAATLAELCIKSGVGLVIDLSKVPNRCERVDEILFSETHGRFIIGAERGKDDRIKRICASFNIPCETIGEVKGGELIFEIGAREIELKVEEMERAWRSTIPRLMGDEV is encoded by the coding sequence TTGAACCTCACAGAAGAGGAGGTGGAGCATCTTAGAAGGGGGCTTGGTAGAGAACCTAGCGACTTGGAGTTGGCTATAGCTGATGCGGAGTGGTCTGAGCACTGCAGCTACAAGTCATCTAAACCCCTCCTGAAGCTTCTCCCTACTCAAGGTAGGCACGTCATCCTCGGACCTGGGTATGATGCTGGTGTGGTTGATGTTGGTGACGGCTACGTTCTGACCGCGCACATAGAGAGCCACAACCACCCCTCTGCCATCGACCCCTATGGTGGGGCTGCCACTGGGGTTGGAGGCATACTTCGCGATATTCTCTGTATGGGGACGCGCCCGATAGCGCTTCTCGATGTGCTCAGATTCGGATCTATCTTAACCAGCAGCCACTCAAGATGGCTCTTTAAGCACGTGGTCAGGGGGATAAGTGACTACGGTAACTGTGTTGGTGTGCCTACTGTTGGTGGAGAGGTTGAGTTCGACGAGTCGTTTGAAAGAAACTGTTTGGTCGATGTGGTCTGCTTTGGTGTGGGGAAGAGAAGCGACCTCGTATTGGCTGAAGCAAGGTACCCTGGTGATTCGATAATATTGGTTGGTGGGTTGACTGGTAGAGATGGGCTGCACGGCTCCTCGTTTGCCTCAGCCGTCTTGACCGAGGAGTCTGAGCAGGAGAGGTCTGCTGTCCAGATACCAGACCCCTTCGCTGAGAAGATGATAATCGAGGCTACACTCGAAGCCTTAGCCACAGGTAGGGTGAGGGGGCTGAAGGATCTAGGCGGAGGCGGATTGAGCTGCGGGCTCTCTGAGATAGCTGATAAGGGGGGAACTGGCGTCGAAGCCGATCTCACGAAGGTACCTTTGCGTGAAGAAGATATGCATCCAATCGAGATCATGATCTCCGAGTCGCAGGAGCGTATGCTATTCGTGGTTCAAGGCGGCTACGAAGAGGAGGTGGCGAAGATCTTCAGGAAATACGGGGTTAGGTATGCGATAATAGGCAAGGTGACAGACGATAAATATGTGACCATAAAGAGGGGTGAGACGGTTCTAACGAAGATAAGAGCAGAACTACTTGCGAACGCGCCCATCATCTACAGAAGCGCCAAGAAGCCAGAGTATATTGAGCAACTAAAAAGGGTTCCTAAACCAGATGAGCCTCACGATCTAGCGCAGACCATACTACAACTCATAAGCCTACCGAACATAGCGTCCAAGCAGTGGGTCTACGAGCAGTACGACCACGAAGTAGGCTTAAGGACGGTCTTCAAACCCGGTCAGACAGGAGCAGCTGTGCTCCGCCTACCCAACGGCAGATTCATAGCGGTCAGAGCGGATGGAAACTCTAAGCACTGCTACCTCGACCCATATAACGGCTCAGCAGGAGTCTTCGCCGAAGCCTGCAGAAACATTTTAGCGGTCGGCACCAAACCGATAGCGATGCTAGACCACCTCCAGTTCGGCGACCCCTCTAACCAAGAAGTCTTCTGGGCGTTCAGCGAATCCGTGAGAGGCATCGCTGACTACGCCAAGAACCTCGACATACCCTGCATAGGCGGTAAGGTGAGCTTTTATAATGAGGATAGGGTTAGCGGTAAAGCGATAAAGCCTACACCAGTGATAGCTGTGATAGGTTTGGCTGATAGCCTCGACGCGCTGACCAGATGCTATTTTGGTGCTGGCACAAGGGTCTTGATATTAGGCGAAACGAGATCCGAATTAGGCGGCTCAGAATACTATGAAGGTATCCACGGTTTGGTAGGAGGGGTTGTGCCTCAAGTAGACTTCGACTACGAGAAGAGGCTGCACAGATGTGTGCTGAAGATCATAAACCTAGGGTTAGCTAAGGCTATTGAAGATGTGTCTAAAGGTGGGCTGGCAGCCACTTTAGCTGAATTGTGCATAAAATCAGGCGTCGGCTTGGTAATAGATCTTTCGAAGGTTCCCAATAGATGCGAGCGGGTTGACGAAATCTTATTCTCTGAGACTCACGGGAGGTTCATAATCGGCGCTGAGAGAGGGAAAGATGATAGAATAAAGAGGATCTGCGCATCCTTCAACATACCCTGCGAAACCATAGGCGAAGTTAAAGGGGGGGAGTTGATCTTCGAGATCGGGGCTAGGGAGATAGAGTTGAAGGTTGAGGAGATGGAGCGCGCTTGGAGGAGCACGATACCTAGGCTGATGGGTGACGAAGTTTGA